GGCGCTCCGCGCCTTTTTATCGCTTCGCTGGGTGCTCCCGCTGGTCGCATGAAGATGTGCATGCCGACCAACGGGAGGACGGTGCGAAGCCCAATACGCGTCACGAAGTGACCGCCCCGCGCGTAGCGGGTCTCTAGAGTCTTAGTTCTATACGGGCGGTCTGCGCAGCTGCGGCGAGGTTGTTGAGGGTGAGGACACGGATGCCGGCGGACTCCATGGTGGAGACGCCGAAGCGGTAGAGGTCGGCGGCTTCGCCGGTGAAGTCTTCTTCCGTGCCGGTCTCAGGGGAGAGTGTGCGGATGGGTTCAACGACGGCGGTGAGGTCGAGGGTAGCGGAGTCAACGCGGCGAACCCCTTCCAGGAGCAACGGAGCGGAGAAGGCGAGGCTCTTGGCGGCTTCGACGTCGGAGTCGAGGGAGACGGCGTGGAAGATGCGGATGACGCCGGCCCCGGGCCCTTCGCCGGTCTTTCGTCCAGCCCTGTAGCCGCAGTCGAGTCTCATGGGGTCGCCGGGACGGGTGTACTGGGCGGCGGGGATGCGTTTGCGCATCTGGGCCCAGACGCCGGAGCGTTCGAACTCCGAGCGCATGGCGGCGACGATCGTGGCGCGACCGGAGCGGCGGCGCGACTGGGTGACGCGCAGCGGCTCGACGTAGAGGCGCATCAGCTGTTCGAGCTCGACGGTGAGGTTCTCCGCGATACAGGCACGAGGCTCGGAGATCTGGATGGAGTTCGAGAGTGAGTCGGTCAGGGCTGTCAGAATGGGCTTCGGGTAGGTTGCTGGATCGCTGGTGTCGGTCTGGAGACGGTGGAGCATCTCGGCCTCGAGGGCCTCAAGCAGGTCGGTGTCCGCGTCGAGGTGCATGCAGCGGACGCGGGTCCAGTCGCGGGTAAAGCGGAGGCGCGGCGGGAGACCTGGGTTTGAGGAGTCGCGGAGCAGGACGCCGATGTTGGTGAACTCTCCCTTGACCACGTCGGGGACGTAGCGGATGAGGAAGAACTCGCAGGGGATGCTGGGCGGTGTGGGCAAGGTGGACTCCTTTCTTTGGATGTAGAGCGCCCTTTGCGGGCGTCGGTCACTTCGGCACTTCGTGCGGTACTGGGCTTCGCTGGGAGCTCCCGTTGGTCGCAAGATAGAGTTCGTGCCGACCAACGGTCGGGTCACGCGAAGCCCCATACGCGTCACGAAGTGACCGCCCCGCGCGTAGCGGGCCCGTCCGGCAGGACATTCTCCTTATGTTCTCAGCATGTTTATGGCCGAATTGGGTTTACATGATGTATCCCTTGCTGGCTGCGGTTTCTGTGAAGTTATGTGGTACGGCAATGCTCTTGGACGGTGTCCAGAGCGGGAACGGAGCGCGTTCGGAGTTCCGGAATGAGAGGATGAGCTCCCGGATTCGGGAACGGCGTTTGAGAAGCTGTTCCATCAGGCGTTCGATGTCGGCCATATCGCCGCCGTACCATTCGGGGGGAACGCTCTCGGCGATGCCTCCGAGGATGTCGGCCTCTATGTGTTCGAAGCGCTTCAGCCAGGGGTCGAAGCTCTCCCATCCTGTGACCCGGGCGTAGACGCTGTTGCGGGCGTAGACACCACGCAGGGGAGAGTCTGGAAAGGTCCAGTCGCCGGCGTTGAAGCAGAAGCCGTGGTCGATGAAGGTGGCGCTGTATCTCTTTCCGCGCGGCTTACGGTTGAAGACTGCCTGCCTTCCGTTGCAGTTGCCCGTCCACTTGTCGAGGGCGAGAATGCCAGCGAACTCCTTGAGGTTGAGGACCTCTTCGAGTTGAGGTTCGGGGAGATAGTCGACGGTCTCGCCGGGGACGAGACCGCCGATGAAGCGGGAGCCGAAGTGCAGGCCGGGGAGACAGCGCTCGCGGCGGCCGTGGCCGAGGTCGACCTCGAGGTCGAACGAGTTGGCGGCGAGCCAGGGGGTGACCTCGACGATGTCGGACTTCGGAACGGAGAGGCCTGCGGCTTCCGCGAGGCGGGAGACGATGAGTTCGTTGGCCAGGACTCGAAGGTGCTGTGGGTTGTTCTGGAACTTGACGACCCAGAGGTTGCCGTCGGCCCCGAGCATGAGCTGGCTCTGGGCGCCGCCACGCATTCTTCGGATTGCCTGGACGGCGAGGACGGCCAACGGTTCTCCTTTCGTGCGGGATAAGAAGGCACACCCCAGGGCAAAAGCCCCGTTCGAAGGCTGAGCTGAGAGCCAAGGCTAAAGCCTTGGCTTACCTGGATGCAACGGCAACGGCAGGAACAACCGGCAACAGCAACGACGAAATGCGGGGGTCTCTCCACTGCGCCGCGCGATAGGACCGCGTGGCTCCGGTCGAGGTGACGCTTCTTTGAAAACTGAAAACTGAGAACTGAGAGCCTGCAATCTGGAACGCCCTCAGCATACGATACGGCAACCCACTACTTCCCAGCGAGAAGCTCGCGGCGAACCGATTGAGCTACGGCCATAGCCATGAAGCAGTCGTCGTGACTGCCGCTGGCGGCACCGGTGCGGCCGTTGGGGAAGGCTACGAAGGTGCGGCACTCGGCGAGCAGCCGGCGGCTGAGGAAGAGCTGCGGCGACTCCGCGAGCAGTGATCCCATAAGGGCCACCATGAGCGGCTTTGTGGCCGTGTTGGTGGGCCATCCGGGTTCGCCCGCGTGTTCGTACAGATTGGCGTCGCGGTCTATCGCTGCCAGATTTGCGAGGACTCCTGACCCGTGGTTGTTTCGCTCCACCGCGATGGCGGCTTGGTTGTACTCGCGGGCGAGCTCGGTGGCGGCGTGGGCGAGGTCGATCGTCTTGAGTCGTTCCTGGAGCTCAGCGCATTGCAGGCCGGATTCTAGATCGATCACCTGGATAGCGGCGAAGTCGCCATCGGGACCTCCGCCTGCGCTGTCCACGCCCACGATGTAACGCTTGCCGGGTTGAGGCGGCAGCCATAGGTGCAAGGTTCCGCCGCGCCGTGTGCCGGCGGGTTGACTTACCTCGGCAAGACGCGTTTCGATGGCTTCGATGTCGAAGCAGCAGTCGCCGGTGGCGCGGAAGCAGGTCTCGGGATCCTCGGCGTACTCCTGGGAGCGGAGCCGTTGATAGCTGGCCTCGAGATTGCGGCGGAAGCCGATCTGCTGCGGGGTGAGGTTGTGCCGGGCCATCAGCTCCGCCTCCTCCGGCGTGGGGTCGGTGACGGCGGCATCGATATAGGCAGCCTCCAGCCACCAGGGGAAGAAGTGGCGGACGAGGGCGGTTTGCTGGTGTGGTTCGGTCCCAGGTCTCAAGAGCGAGACCTGGGGCACCCGGTTCGGTTGTGGGTTGATGGCCTTGATCCACTCCTCGTAGAAGCAGCCATAGGCACCGTTGGGCGTGGACTCCAGCACAAGCTCGCCGCCGGGGGCGAGTGCGGCGCGGAGACCAGCGAGGGTCGCGGCGGCTTTTCCGGGCCAGCGTGCGACCTCGCTGCAGTGCAGATTCTGCATGGTGAGTCCCCTTCCCGCGTTCGGATCCGAAGCGGACAAGACGCGGAACTCGCTATCGAGTGCGGGGAAGCGCATGGCGCGGACGTTCGCGACGCTACGCCGAAGCGCACCGTCGCGAAGCTCTTCGTCGAGGCACTCCCAAAGGCGCTGAACGATCTCGAAGATCGCCTCGGCCGCGCTGCGGGTGTGCGCGACCATCACGGTAAGGACTCCCCGGGCGGTGATGGTCTTCAGGAAGAAACGGCCTGCGACCCAGGTAGTGATCCCCATCTGGCGAGCCTTGAGGATGATGTTGCCGGTGTCGCGGACCTCCTCGAAGGCGAGCTGCGCGGGGTTGGCGGAGAGCGGACGCTCAAGGCCGAAGCGGTCACGTACGCGGAGCAAGACCCGGGCTAGAAAGATCGACGGAGGACGAACGTCGCCGGGGATGCGTGGATGCTTGAGCAGCTCACCCATCTCCAGCAGGCACTCGATGTCGCCGATCTCCGCGGCCCTCCCTGAAACTTCAGAGCAGTTCTCGCTTTCTGCTGGTGGTTCGTAGCCATCGTCTTGAGCGGAGTCTTGACCGGGCAATGGGATAAGAACCTCCCCTCGTGTTGGGCGGGCCGAGCGGTTTGTGCCGCGCAGGAGGGATCCACCCATCGCAAGAGGCAAGGCGCGATGGATGGAGCACCCGATCCTGGGCGGCGGCGAGCATCAGTTCAGTTGCTGCCAGTACTCGCCGGCGGCGGTGTTGGAGATGAGCGTGCCTTTGAAGTCTTTGCAGGCGTTGTTAGGGATGGTGATCGATGTAGTTCCAGTGATGTTGTTGAAGGGAGCGTCGGACGGTGCGGCGACGGTCAGCGTGTTCGATCCCGAGGACGAGTTGTTGCAGCGGCGGATGACGCGGTTGGTATAGCCGACGGCTGAGGGTAGCGTGTCGGTGATGGAGTTGCTCGCGGTGTTGAAGACCTTGCAGCCGTCGGCGGCTACTGACGTGTAGGTCGCGGTGGTGACTACGTTGGGGTCGCAGTTGGAGAGGGTCGAGCCGGTGACCTGATCGATGGCGTGGCTGGCCATGGGGGCGATGACGCTGGCCTGTCCGGTGGCGGTGAGGTGGGTGGTGTCGGATTGGTAGTAGGTGGTGTTGCTGTAGGCTCCGTCGGCGCCGACGATGGGGTTTCCGGCGAAGTCGGCGAGGGCGTCGCAGGCGTTGAGGGCCTGAGCGCGGATGAGTGGGTTGAGGGTGTCCTTGTCGGCGGCGTCGTTGGAGGTGCCGCTGGTGGCGCGGGAGATGGTGGTGGCGGCGATGGTCTTGAAGCCGAAGCTGTGCATGATGGAGCACTCTTCGAGGATGGAGTCCACCGCCTGCTGCGCTGTCCGGCCCTTGGTGACGATGTCGTTGGTGCCGTTCCAGATGAAGGAGACGTTGGACTTCGCGTTGGGGGCGTAGGCGAGCTTTTCGCGTGACGGAAGCAGGCTCATGTTGACGTTCGAGCCGATGTTGCCGATGCCGTAGTTGACGACGTTGTAGGCGATGTTGGTGGAGAGGACGCCGGAGGTGCAGAACGGCGTGACGCCTTCGCCATTAGTGAGGGAGTCGCCGGTGCAGACGAGCTGCGGGGTGATGGTGGGCGTGTAGAAGGGCTGGAAGTTGACGCCTTTCGATTGGGCGAGGGTCTTGGTGAGGCCGGTGGCTGCTGCTGCGTCTTGTGCGGAGAGTTGCGTCGACCAAGCGGTCCAGCGATAGACCTGGCCGGTCATGTAGGTGTCGTAGCCGGTGGGCGAGCCGCAGACGTTGTAGACGCCGTTCGATTTGCCGAAGGTGGTGGCGCTGCCGGCGACGGTGGGCTGCTGGATGCCGTCGAGGTAGTAGGTGTCCTGGGTGGGGTTGCCGCCGGCGACGCCGAGGACGACGATGAGGACGTGGGTGCCGACCATCGAGCCGTCCATGGTGCTCTGCTGGCCGCCGTTGACGCTGAGGAAGGGCTGGTAGCCGTAGTTTTGCGAGCCGGAGTTGAAGCTGAGGCCGGCGATGGAGGAGTTCGCCCACAGCGTGTAGAAGGTGGGGTTGGCGGGGCCGTTGTTTCCGCCCGGAGCGTTGAGGGTGTAGACCATCATGATGGATTTGGCGTTCTGGGTGCCGGCGGTGGTGAAGTACTGGCCGGTTGCGCCGCCGGAGCCTGCGGTGCCGTTGCAGGCGAGGCCCTGGGATGTCCAGGTGGGAGCTGCTGGTGCGCTGGGGAAGCTGCCGGTATTGCCGTTGGGGCTGGAGTCGGCGGGCGCGGTGCCTGAGCCGTCGTTGAGCTGGTAGTCGGCGAGGACGGCGGACTGCTGAGGCAGGGTGGCGAAGCTGAAGGCGTTGCAGCTTCCATCGAGGGCGCAGGCGGTGCCGTTGATGGTGACGGAGGCCCCGTGGGTGGCGGCGGCCCCGAGGTTGGTGCCGTTGGTCTTGAGGCAGGTGATGGCTCCGCTGGGGGACATGGTGCAGTCGCCGGAGACGGTCTGCGGGGCAAAGGCGGTGCCTGCTGAGTTGCCGACGAGGACCTGGCCTGCTGACGGCGAGGTGGAAGAGCCTGTTCCGCCGCTCGTTGGGGCGATGGGTGTCGAAGCTGTCAGAGTTGTGAAGGCTCCGGTGGAGGGCGTGGTTGCGCCGATGGTTGCGCCGTCGATGGTGCCGGAGGTAATGGCGGCTGTGGAACTGCTGCCTCCGCCGCCCGTGCCTGCGGGAACGGACCAGGTGCCGTCTTCGCGAAGGTAGCGGGTGGTGCCGGCGGTTGCGCCGGGATCGGGGACGGCACCGATCGCGTGACTAGAGCCGCTCGCGCCGAAGAGAGGCAGGCGGGCAGCGGCGAAGGTTCCGGCGGAGATGCTGGAGGCGGTGAGGCCGGAGATGTTGGTGGCGTTGAGATTGGTTGCGTTGATGTTGGTTGCGGTGAAGCCGCTGGGAGCGAAGGTGAAGCCGGTGCCGCGCAGGCTCATGGTGAAGGTGCTGGACTGCGGGGTCCACTGCATGGTGTCGGTGCCGACGCTGCTTTGCAGCTCGAAGAGGTCGAAGGGGCTGTTCCACTTGGTGCAGCCGTGGGAGTTGCAGTTGACGTCGAAGAGGCTGGTCTCGCCGCCCTGGAGGACCATGGTGCGCTTCCAGACGCCGGTGGCCTCGTAGGCGGCGTCGGGCGCGTTGTGGGTGCCTCCGTTGCCGATGTAGTTCGACGCTGGCGTGGTGTTGTTGATGGTCCAGCCCTGCAGGCCGGGGCCGTTGTTGCCTTGGTAGGTGATGCCGGCGCGCGTGTAGGTCGTCGGGCGCGGCGTGGTCTGGGTGACGTAGGAGATGTCGGCGGCGAGCTGCTGCTGGAAGAAGTGCGGCTCTTCGACGGTGTCTCCCGTGGCCCAGGCGACGTTGTTGGGGGCAAGGGTCATGGCTCCATCGACGGCTTTGGTCGACGCGTTGTAGACGCTGAGGACCTCCGCCATGGGATAGAGGGCGAAGCCTCCGGTGACCAGCGTGATGGTGCCGCCGGTGCTGGTGCTGTTGGCCCCGGTCTGGGTGTAGGTGAGCGAGTTGGCGGCGATGGAGGTTACGGTGAAGGTGCCGTTATAGCTCGAGTCGGCTACGCCGGAGATGGTGACGGGCAGACCGTTGAGATCGAGCGGCAGGTTGCCGGTGGTCGTCAGCGTGACGAGGTTGCCGAAGCGGGTGAGGTTGGCGATGGCGAGGTTGACGTTGAGATAGGCGCTGGTGGTGTTCGATTGGCCGACGACGGACGAGGTGGTGCCCGCGTAGTACAAGCCGTTCGCGGAGAAGGAACCGACGACGGGGAAGACCTGGCGGATGCCTGCGGTGGTGTCGACCGTCTGTTCGAGGCCATAGCCGCAGAGGCCGCCGATGGCGATGGTCGAGAGCGCGGCGTGGGCCTTGTTGAAGGTGATGCGCATGTGGGTGGCGTCGGTGACGGTGTAGGCGGCCATCTCGTAGTTCGAGGGAAGGACGCCGCTGACCTGGTCGGCGATGCAGGCGAGGCCGGAGGTTGCGGGAGCGGATGCGGTGCTGGTGGCGTAGCCCGAAGGAGTTCCACTGGTCGCGATGGCGAAGGTGACGGTGCCGGGGGCGACGTTGTTGGCTTGCGACACGATGGCCTGACCGGTCGAGAAGAAGGTGCTGAGCGGGAAGGTGGTTCCGCTGAAGCTGGCGGAGGCGTGCGGGGTTCCGATCGTGCCTCCGGTGAGGGTGCCCGAGGAGATGACCTTGGCGGGGTTGGTGTCGATGAGGAAGCGGCCATCGCCCTGAGTGCCGGTGCCTGCGGTGGGAGTGATGTTGAGGGCGGTCGAGCCAGTGGAGCAGCCGGAGGCGCAGGTGCCGTCGAAGACGAGGGCGTCTTCGCTGATCTGGATGTCCATTGGATGGGTGCCTTCGTCGGCCTCGTCGCGGAACCCGCCAGAGGAGACGAGGTACTCGGAGCCGATGAGGCAGTCGCCCACGCCGTAGCAGGAGGCGAGACGCGGGACGAGGACGTGCTGGCCCTGGGTGTTGTAGGTGCCGTTGACGGTCATGGCGCTGTAGCCGCTCTTGAAGTAGGGAACGGAGCCGTCGATGGTCTTGGGGTAGAGGTTCGAGCCGCCGGTGGGGGCGTTATCCGAGACGGCGAGGCCGACGGAGGTTGGACTCTGTGTGCCGTTGAGCTGGAAGAGCGCGGCGCCGCTGCGGGTGGAGACGACGTCGATGGACTGGCCGGATTCGATGCCGGGAGACTGGAAGTTTTCTGGGTTGATGTAGCTGTCCCAGCGACCGCCTTTGCGGGTGTCTTCGACGTGGGTCTGGCTGGGCCACTGGAGGGGACGAAGCACCTCGTTGGCGTTATAGCTCGGGTCGGCGACCACCTGGCAGCCGCTGGTGCAGTCGGAGCTGGCGGTGGCGTTGGCGACGCCGTTGGCGAGGCCGGAGGTAGCATACCGCGAGGCGTACTCCGCTCCGTTGAGGCGGTTGACGGAGAGCGCGGTGCCGGTGGGCTGGGCGATGATCTGGCTGGCGGCGGGGTTCAGCGCGACTCCGCCTGCGCCACCGCTGACCGAGGCGACACTGATGTCGACATAATGCTTGTCGGCAGCCTGGAGGCTGGAGACGGGATCGGCGGGGAGGACAAGCGGGCCGGTCATGGTGCCGCCGGCGATGGGGACGTAGGCGGTGGTGCCGGTGGTGGTGCCTCCGTTGACGGCGGCGGCGATGGCGGTGTCGACGTAGCTCTTGGTGACGGTCTGCAGGGCGACGCTGGCGGGGAGGACGGTGGACTTGATGGTGGCGATGGTGACGGGCGTCGAGGAGACGGGGACGACCCAGTACTCGCGGCTGACGGTGCCGTCGTCGAGGTGATAGACGGCGGTGTAGTAGCTGCCCATGGGGTTCGATCCGGCGTTGGGTACGAGCGCGACGGTGAAGACGCCGCTGGTTCCGATGGTGACCGAGGTATTGCCGGCGGGAACGCTGAGGCCGGTGGACGTGGTGAAGGCTGGCCAACTGATGAGGACGGTGCCGGTGGCGGTGGTGCCGTCGGCGCGGTAGACGGTGTCGGTGAGCTGGGTGGTGGGGAGGGTGGTTTGCGCGGCTGCCAGGGTTGTCATTGGCGACGGGTTGCATCCGGCGAAGAGCGTGGCTATGAGTAAGAGCTTGATGAGCCAGTGGTGAATGCGGGTGCGTGGCATGTGGTGTCTCCTGAAAGAACTTGGGTGGGGCGGGTGTCGCGTTTGGCTAAGGCGTACCTCAGCGGCTAAAGCCGCGTGGGGAGAGAGGTTGTGATGGCACGGCTGAAGCCGTGCCCTTAACAAGGCCCAGGGAGCTTTTACGTCCCACCCATCGCTCTGCCACCCCAGCGAACAAAGAGCGTTCGCCGGGGACCCCGGACGCTGCGATGGATGGGGCACCCGAGCGTTGGCGGTGGTTCGTCCCACATCTCAGAACCTGTTTAATGACTCGTCATCTCGACCGGAGCGGCGGACGGCTTCATCGTCTGCCGCGTAGTGGAGAGACCCCGTATTTCGCCTCGGTTCTTGCTGTTGCTGGCATCCTCAAGCCAAAAAAGAGACAACTTCCCAGGCGTTGTCGGTGGCTTGTGACAAAAGGACACAGACGAAATGCGGGGGTCTCTCCACTGCGCCAAGCGATAGAGCCGCTTGGCTCCGGTCGAGATGACGGTCCTGTGATGGGCTAAAGAGAGCGCATGGGGCCGGGGAGGTAGCTGCGGAAGCAGAGGACCTGGGCGCTGTCGTTGGCGTCCGTTACCGGAAGGGCGCGGAAGGCGGCGGCTAGGCGCATGCGTTCGAGCGGTGCGGCGAGGCCGGTTGCGGTTGCGATAAGTGGGGCCGCGATCTCGGAGGCGCCTTGAAGCGGTTGAAGGCGTGGGTAGTGGTAGAGGATGCGGTCGCCTTGTTGCCCGTCGAAGACGAAGAGAGCGGACCACTCCTGGAAGAAGCTGCCGCCCTCGCGGTCGCAGAAGCCGGTGACGCGGCTGATCTGCATGCCTGCTATGGGCGCGCCTGCGATCAGAGGGCTGCCGAGGGTGAGGACGCCGGAGGCGATGGCGGTGACGCGGCCTACGTTGAGGGTGACGCGTCGGATGTAGTTGATGTCTGCGGCGACGGCGGGGGACGAGGTGACGTAGGCCGCTGCGACGCCGCTGCCGACGTAGCCGGTCTGGCTGGTGTAGTCGAGGTCTACGGCGACGATGTCTCCGAGGTTGAAGGTCGAGGATGCGGAGCCGACGTTGAGGGCCGTGGCGCTTGAGCCGGAGAGCGTGATGGGGACGGCCGTCGCGGCGGTGCCTCCGGAGCCGTTGGGATTTGTGCCTGTAGCGGTTACAAGTAGATTTAACTGCTCAGACCCGGCAGCGACGGCGAGTTGCAGCTTGCCCCAGCTTTCGAAGTCGAGCGATAGGGTGGCTTCGACCTCGCTGCGGACCTGGGTCTGGACGATGGCGGGCGCTCCGGTGCCGAGCGGGGCGATCTTACTCGCCGACTTGCGCGTGAAGTTGGAGGTCCAGCCTAGATCGATCCATGGTGCGGGTGGCGTGTCGAGCGAGAATGCTCCTTGTTGGGCCGGATCGAAGAGCGTCGGCGTGCCTGTCGTGCGATTGACGGGAGCGAAGTAGGCGCGGAGGCGGTTCGATACGGGGGCGGTGGCGGGGACGAGTTGCGAACTCATAGCTCACCCGCTTCCTGGTATGCGAAGACTTCAACGACGGCGGTGCGTTCGAGGCGTTCGCCGGAGGTCTTGACGGGCGCGAAGCGCGGAGTGCTCCAGAAGATGTTGGTGGACATGGTGACCGCGGGTGCTCCGGTGCCTGCGACACCGGAGAAGTTCTTCTTGATGGCGGACTGGGTCTCGGTGACGAGGGCGGCGGTGAGTTCGCCGTCCATGGCTCCGAGCAGGCGACCGCGGTCCATGCCGCCGTTGCCGGAGGTGCCATCGGTGGCGTAGTTGATCTGGCACTCCATGGCGACGAGGGGCAGTGGGCTGGAGGCGTCGACGGTCATGGCGGTCCAGTGGAGGGTGAAGGCGTCGGTTGGCTGGAAGGCGGTGGGAAGCTCGTTCTCCTCGACGAGGACGCCCGGGCGGACCTGGCCGCGCAGCACGATGGTGCGCTCGGGATTGATCGAGGCGAGGCGAGTTCGTAAGGCGACGAAGAAGGAGTCGCGGGCGTCTTGCATGGGGACCTCTTGGGGTGGTGTTGAGGTGGATTGGGGCCGGAGATCGTTGGCCGAAAGGTTCGGACGGCATAGGAGATGTGAGCTGCGTCGGGTCCTTCGACTGCGCATCTCGCGATGAAGCTGCGAGATGCTCCGCTCAGGATGACGGGTCGTTGAGCGATGCACGGAAATGCAAGAGCAAAGGCGAAATGCGGGGGTCTCTCCGCTGCGCCACGCGATGACACTGCGTGGCTTCGGTCGAGATGACGCTTTCCGGGATTAGGTTCGAAGCGCTTGCGGAGCACGTAACAGCAGGCGATACAAATAGGCTGCGCCGCCGAGTTCGGAGAAGGTGGCGGACTCGATCTCGAGAAGCACGCCGTCGATCAGGACGCCGAAGGCTGTGTTGAAGAGCGTTGCTGCGGAGTTGTACTCTTGGCTGCCGATGAGTGCGTTCACGGCGGTTGCGGAGACGAGCAACTCATACTGTGGTGCGGGACTTTTAGCTGTTGCGACGGACGATGGAATCCGGGGCCGGACGCGGCGATAGATGACCGGGCACAGGGGGAAGTCCTGGAACTGGGGCGTGGAGAGGCCGAGCTGTTCGCCGTCGTCATCGGGGATGGCGGGCGCGGGGGTGCGAAGGAGGACCTGGCGTCCGCCGACGCCTCGGAGCAGCGTG
This Granulicella aggregans DNA region includes the following protein-coding sequences:
- a CDS encoding phage terminase large subunit family protein, which codes for MPGQDSAQDDGYEPPAESENCSEVSGRAAEIGDIECLLEMGELLKHPRIPGDVRPPSIFLARVLLRVRDRFGLERPLSANPAQLAFEEVRDTGNIILKARQMGITTWVAGRFFLKTITARGVLTVMVAHTRSAAEAIFEIVQRLWECLDEELRDGALRRSVANVRAMRFPALDSEFRVLSASDPNAGRGLTMQNLHCSEVARWPGKAAATLAGLRAALAPGGELVLESTPNGAYGCFYEEWIKAINPQPNRVPQVSLLRPGTEPHQQTALVRHFFPWWLEAAYIDAAVTDPTPEEAELMARHNLTPQQIGFRRNLEASYQRLRSQEYAEDPETCFRATGDCCFDIEAIETRLAEVSQPAGTRRGGTLHLWLPPQPGKRYIVGVDSAGGGPDGDFAAIQVIDLESGLQCAELQERLKTIDLAHAATELAREYNQAAIAVERNNHGSGVLANLAAIDRDANLYEHAGEPGWPTNTATKPLMVALMGSLLAESPQLFLSRRLLAECRTFVAFPNGRTGAASGSHDDCFMAMAVAQSVRRELLAGK
- a CDS encoding beta strand repeat-containing protein gives rise to the protein MPRTRIHHWLIKLLLIATLFAGCNPSPMTTLAAAQTTLPTTQLTDTVYRADGTTATGTVLISWPAFTTSTGLSVPAGNTSVTIGTSGVFTVALVPNAGSNPMGSYYTAVYHLDDGTVSREYWVVPVSSTPVTIATIKSTVLPASVALQTVTKSYVDTAIAAAVNGGTTTGTTAYVPIAGGTMTGPLVLPADPVSSLQAADKHYVDISVASVSGGAGGVALNPAASQIIAQPTGTALSVNRLNGAEYASRYATSGLANGVANATASSDCTSGCQVVADPSYNANEVLRPLQWPSQTHVEDTRKGGRWDSYINPENFQSPGIESGQSIDVVSTRSGAALFQLNGTQSPTSVGLAVSDNAPTGGSNLYPKTIDGSVPYFKSGYSAMTVNGTYNTQGQHVLVPRLASCYGVGDCLIGSEYLVSSGGFRDEADEGTHPMDIQISEDALVFDGTCASGCSTGSTALNITPTAGTGTQGDGRFLIDTNPAKVISSGTLTGGTIGTPHASASFSGTTFPLSTFFSTGQAIVSQANNVAPGTVTFAIATSGTPSGYATSTASAPATSGLACIADQVSGVLPSNYEMAAYTVTDATHMRITFNKAHAALSTIAIGGLCGYGLEQTVDTTAGIRQVFPVVGSFSANGLYYAGTTSSVVGQSNTTSAYLNVNLAIANLTRFGNLVTLTTTGNLPLDLNGLPVTISGVADSSYNGTFTVTSIAANSLTYTQTGANSTSTGGTITLVTGGFALYPMAEVLSVYNASTKAVDGAMTLAPNNVAWATGDTVEEPHFFQQQLAADISYVTQTTPRPTTYTRAGITYQGNNGPGLQGWTINNTTPASNYIGNGGTHNAPDAAYEATGVWKRTMVLQGGETSLFDVNCNSHGCTKWNSPFDLFELQSSVGTDTMQWTPQSSTFTMSLRGTGFTFAPSGFTATNINATNLNATNISGLTASSISAGTFAAARLPLFGASGSSHAIGAVPDPGATAGTTRYLREDGTWSVPAGTGGGGSSSTAAITSGTIDGATIGATTPSTGAFTTLTASTPIAPTSGGTGSSTSPSAGQVLVGNSAGTAFAPQTVSGDCTMSPSGAITCLKTNGTNLGAAATHGASVTINGTACALDGSCNAFSFATLPQQSAVLADYQLNDGSGTAPADSSPNGNTGSFPSAPAAPTWTSQGLACNGTAGSGGATGQYFTTAGTQNAKSIMMVYTLNAPGGNNGPANPTFYTLWANSSIAGLSFNSGSQNYGYQPFLSVNGGQQSTMDGSMVGTHVLIVVLGVAGGNPTQDTYYLDGIQQPTVAGSATTFGKSNGVYNVCGSPTGYDTYMTGQVYRWTAWSTQLSAQDAAAATGLTKTLAQSKGVNFQPFYTPTITPQLVCTGDSLTNGEGVTPFCTSGVLSTNIAYNVVNYGIGNIGSNVNMSLLPSREKLAYAPNAKSNVSFIWNGTNDIVTKGRTAQQAVDSILEECSIMHSFGFKTIAATTISRATSGTSNDAADKDTLNPLIRAQALNACDALADFAGNPIVGADGAYSNTTYYQSDTTHLTATGQASVIAPMASHAIDQVTGSTLSNCDPNVVTTATYTSVAADGCKVFNTASNSITDTLPSAVGYTNRVIRRCNNSSSGSNTLTVAAPSDAPFNNITGTTSITIPNNACKDFKGTLISNTAAGEYWQQLN
- a CDS encoding HipA domain-containing protein, which encodes MAVLAVQAIRRMRGGAQSQLMLGADGNLWVVKFQNNPQHLRVLANELIVSRLAEAAGLSVPKSDIVEVTPWLAANSFDLEVDLGHGRRERCLPGLHFGSRFIGGLVPGETVDYLPEPQLEEVLNLKEFAGILALDKWTGNCNGRQAVFNRKPRGKRYSATFIDHGFCFNAGDWTFPDSPLRGVYARNSVYARVTGWESFDPWLKRFEHIEADILGGIAESVPPEWYGGDMADIERLMEQLLKRRSRIRELILSFRNSERAPFPLWTPSKSIAVPHNFTETAASKGYIM
- a CDS encoding DUF3037 domain-containing protein, translated to MPTPPSIPCEFFLIRYVPDVVKGEFTNIGVLLRDSSNPGLPPRLRFTRDWTRVRCMHLDADTDLLEALEAEMLHRLQTDTSDPATYPKPILTALTDSLSNSIQISEPRACIAENLTVELEQLMRLYVEPLRVTQSRRRSGRATIVAAMRSEFERSGVWAQMRKRIPAAQYTRPGDPMRLDCGYRAGRKTGEGPGAGVIRIFHAVSLDSDVEAAKSLAFSAPLLLEGVRRVDSATLDLTAVVEPIRTLSPETGTEEDFTGEAADLYRFGVSTMESAGIRVLTLNNLAAAAQTARIELRL